Proteins from a single region of Lujinxingia litoralis:
- a CDS encoding tryptophan-rich sensory protein, translating to MPRSLLKILALIIPPLAISLPQLAAPPGRSVGAISETFFSNVLIIPAGYAFSIWGFIYAGILTLALLQALPRFAERARYQRARLPLIVTMLFNAAWLLSWQSLLFGTSLLVIAAQLASAIWLYQAFATHRGRPDPELRQGWSLARLIRWTLGAYVAWLTIATVLNASALLVSLGWEGWGLDAVTWSVIMLVTAALIGAALRLGLDEPLVALVFIWAFIAVVLAPGQNASIQIVAGALAALFALVAPSTTRRFFVGLSRSERRRSETSASLPTIPET from the coding sequence ATGCCTCGCTCTCTTCTTAAAATACTCGCACTCATCATCCCCCCCCTGGCCATCAGCCTGCCTCAGCTTGCGGCTCCCCCCGGACGCTCGGTGGGTGCGATCTCTGAGACCTTCTTCAGCAACGTGCTCATCATCCCCGCCGGCTACGCCTTCTCCATCTGGGGATTCATTTACGCGGGCATCCTCACCCTGGCGCTCCTCCAGGCCCTGCCGCGCTTTGCGGAGCGGGCGCGCTATCAGCGCGCACGCCTCCCGCTGATCGTTACGATGCTCTTCAACGCCGCCTGGCTCCTCTCCTGGCAATCGCTCCTCTTCGGGACATCGCTCCTGGTCATCGCCGCTCAACTTGCCAGCGCCATCTGGCTCTACCAGGCCTTCGCCACCCACCGGGGCCGACCCGACCCCGAGCTTCGCCAGGGCTGGTCCCTGGCGCGCCTCATCCGCTGGACCCTGGGGGCTTACGTCGCCTGGCTGACCATCGCCACTGTACTCAACGCCTCCGCTCTTCTGGTGAGCCTGGGCTGGGAGGGATGGGGCCTCGACGCCGTGACCTGGTCGGTGATCATGCTCGTGACCGCCGCCTTGATCGGCGCCGCCCTGCGACTGGGGCTTGACGAACCCCTCGTCGCGCTGGTGTTTATCTGGGCCTTTATCGCCGTGGTTCTGGCCCCGGGGCAGAACGCCAGCATTCAGATCGTCGCCGGCGCCCTGGCGGCGCTCTTCGCCCTCGTCGCGCCCTCCACGACCCGACGCTTTTTCGTCGGCCTGAGTCGCTCCGAGCGTAGACGCTCCGAAACCAGCGCCAGCCTTCCGACCATCCCCGAAACCTGA
- a CDS encoding histone deacetylase family protein, which yields MITYYNDHVRVPLPPRHRFPMAKYGMLHRRLLEEGILRPSQLLPSPALERAQLIQAHAPDYVDAFLEGRLDRRAQRAIGLPWSPALVERVRTSMGGTLHAALHAMDTSISGNLAGGTHHAHRTHGGGFCVFNDLAIAALTLLHQGILQRAAIVDLDVHHGDGSATLLASTPEIFTLSLHGQKNYPFHKPPGDLDVGLPDGCDDLTYLNALEEALDAVWNHAPELILYQAGVDPLQADSLGRLDLSLDGLRQRDLMVLAGAHARGIPVALTLGGGYAHPIELTVEAYAQTYQVARQVYGR from the coding sequence TTGATCACCTATTACAATGACCACGTGAGGGTGCCCCTCCCCCCGCGGCACCGCTTCCCGATGGCCAAATACGGCATGCTTCATCGCCGGCTCCTCGAAGAAGGCATCCTCCGCCCTTCTCAACTCCTCCCTTCGCCAGCCCTCGAACGTGCGCAGCTGATTCAGGCGCACGCTCCAGACTACGTCGACGCCTTTCTCGAAGGGCGGCTGGACCGCCGCGCCCAACGCGCCATCGGACTGCCCTGGAGCCCGGCCCTTGTCGAACGCGTACGAACCTCCATGGGAGGCACCCTGCACGCCGCCCTTCACGCCATGGACACCTCCATCAGCGGCAACCTCGCCGGGGGCACCCATCACGCCCATCGCACTCACGGCGGCGGATTCTGCGTATTCAACGACCTGGCCATCGCGGCGTTGACGCTGCTCCACCAGGGCATCCTTCAGCGCGCCGCCATCGTCGACCTCGACGTCCATCATGGCGACGGCAGCGCCACCCTACTCGCCAGTACCCCTGAGATCTTTACGTTGAGCCTTCACGGGCAAAAGAACTACCCCTTTCATAAACCCCCCGGCGATCTGGATGTCGGCCTCCCCGACGGCTGCGATGACCTCACCTACCTCAACGCGCTCGAAGAAGCCCTGGACGCCGTCTGGAATCACGCCCCGGAGCTCATCCTCTACCAGGCCGGCGTCGATCCCCTGCAGGCCGACAGCCTCGGCCGCCTCGACCTCTCCCTGGACGGCCTTCGCCAACGCGACCTGATGGTGCTCGCCGGCGCGCACGCCCGCGGCATCCCTGTGGCGCTCACCCTGGGGGGCGGCTACGCGCATCCCATTGAATTGACCGTCGAGGCCTACGCCCAGACCTATCAGGTCGCTCGCCAGGTCTACGGCCGCTGA
- a CDS encoding HD domain-containing protein — protein MSEQEAPVLMSLSEAACAHAEGAMAATAGHDVAHLRRVHRVALRLWEVEGGDREVVEVGAWLHDLVNLPKDHPERRRASTLSAEAAVTWVGERMSPAQRALLFEAIQRHSYSAGYVPESLEAKIVCDADRLDALGAVGLMRTLETGGALGRLSFDPRDPFCQEREPDDGVFTLDHVFAKLFKLPGLLHTEAARTIAAERIEVMEHFLSALGRELGHPYRR, from the coding sequence ATGAGCGAGCAAGAAGCACCGGTTCTGATGTCGTTGAGTGAAGCTGCCTGCGCACATGCCGAGGGGGCGATGGCCGCGACCGCGGGCCATGACGTGGCGCATCTGCGGCGCGTGCATCGCGTGGCGTTGAGGCTGTGGGAGGTGGAGGGAGGGGATCGGGAGGTAGTGGAGGTCGGGGCCTGGCTGCACGATCTGGTGAACCTTCCCAAGGATCATCCGGAGCGCCGGCGGGCGTCGACACTGTCGGCGGAGGCCGCGGTGACGTGGGTGGGAGAGCGCATGAGTCCGGCGCAGCGCGCGTTGCTCTTTGAGGCGATTCAGCGCCACTCGTATTCGGCGGGTTATGTGCCGGAGTCGTTGGAGGCGAAGATCGTATGCGACGCGGACCGCCTGGATGCGCTCGGGGCGGTGGGGTTGATGCGGACCCTGGAGACGGGCGGGGCGCTGGGGCGCTTATCTTTTGACCCGCGCGATCCTTTTTGTCAGGAGCGCGAGCCCGACGACGGTGTGTTCACGCTGGATCACGTGTTTGCCAAGCTCTTCAAGTTGCCGGGGCTCCTGCATACCGAGGCGGCCCGCACGATCGCCGCAGAGCGCATCGAGGTGATGGAGCACTTTTTAAGTGCCCTGGGCCGGGAGCTGGGTCACCCTTATCGGCGCTGA
- a CDS encoding DUF1501 domain-containing protein, protein MNRRDFIKLAGMAGMTVVSPMAFGRIARAEEMNYPGPYYVMVNAIGGWDTTYLCDPKGVNGINTAYGQGEIGTIASSPIKYAPVGNNQYFFEKYASELLVINGVDMATTGHAVGERYAWTGSLENPEYPTFAALAAAAHAPNLPLSYLSYGGHDATGALLPLTRVSNVSHLKGLADPDHKEGFAHKPYHAPGAAELIQQAVDARHAAGQDHSHLPSERAARSSLFTARMGAKELSRIRDHLPTSLPRDNEMKAQAMVALAAFKAGLSVAVNLVLNGFDSHAQNDTVQLPKLQLVLDAVDFLLEEAETMGLRDQIVVVMASDFGRTPNYNSDQGKDHWAIGSMMALGPGIRGNRVLGATDEEQRPFNVNPTTLELEYEGVRLRPEHVHRALRRHAGLADHPLAGRFELKEDDLDIFS, encoded by the coding sequence ATGAATCGACGTGACTTTATCAAACTCGCCGGCATGGCCGGCATGACGGTGGTATCTCCGATGGCGTTTGGGCGCATCGCCCGGGCCGAGGAGATGAATTACCCGGGGCCGTATTACGTGATGGTCAACGCCATCGGGGGGTGGGATACGACCTATCTCTGCGATCCCAAAGGGGTGAACGGCATCAACACGGCGTATGGCCAGGGTGAGATTGGCACCATCGCTTCCAGCCCGATTAAGTACGCGCCGGTGGGTAATAATCAGTACTTCTTCGAGAAGTACGCCAGCGAGCTGCTGGTGATCAACGGCGTGGACATGGCGACGACCGGGCACGCGGTCGGGGAGCGTTACGCATGGACCGGGAGTCTGGAGAATCCGGAGTATCCCACCTTTGCGGCGCTGGCGGCGGCGGCCCACGCGCCGAACCTTCCGTTGTCTTACCTCAGCTACGGCGGTCATGACGCAACCGGGGCGTTGTTGCCGCTGACGCGGGTGAGCAATGTCAGTCACCTTAAGGGGTTGGCGGATCCGGATCACAAAGAAGGGTTTGCGCATAAGCCCTACCATGCTCCGGGGGCGGCCGAATTGATTCAGCAAGCGGTGGATGCCCGCCATGCCGCCGGCCAGGACCATAGCCACCTTCCCTCGGAGCGCGCGGCGCGCAGCTCGCTCTTTACCGCGCGGATGGGCGCGAAGGAGCTGAGTCGGATCCGGGACCATCTGCCCACGAGTTTGCCGCGGGATAACGAGATGAAGGCGCAGGCGATGGTGGCGCTGGCCGCGTTTAAGGCGGGGCTATCGGTGGCCGTGAACCTGGTGCTCAACGGGTTTGACAGCCATGCTCAGAACGACACGGTTCAGTTGCCGAAGTTGCAGCTGGTGCTCGATGCGGTCGACTTTCTTCTGGAAGAGGCCGAGACGATGGGGCTGCGCGACCAGATCGTGGTGGTGATGGCCTCGGACTTCGGGCGTACGCCGAATTACAACTCCGATCAGGGCAAGGATCACTGGGCCATCGGGTCGATGATGGCGCTGGGACCGGGCATTCGTGGCAACCGGGTGCTGGGGGCGACCGACGAGGAGCAGCGTCCCTTTAACGTGAACCCGACTACGTTGGAGCTGGAGTATGAGGGGGTGCGTCTGCGCCCGGAGCATGTGCATCGGGCGTTGCGCCGGCACGCCGGGCTGGCGGACCATCCTCTGGCCGGTCGCTTTGAACTCAAAGAAGACGACCTGGACATCTTCAGCTGA